The sequence GTTCTGACATTTACCACAAGTAGAGGACTTATAATCACCATAGCAGCCGATATCCATGAATTTGTCCATGTCAAAGTATTCCATGACCATCTCAAGACCGTTCTCCTTTAGGACTGCCAATGCCTTCTCAAGGCTCTTATACTGGTTTACTCCCGGTGTCCCCAAAAAGCTGTATCCGGATAAAGCATGAGCGACAATCGGTTTTAATATTCCTTCCGTTACCCGTACCGTCTTGTCAAATGGATTTCCAACAAAACTGACCGGACTCTTACTGCCA comes from Anaerotignum faecicola and encodes:
- a CDS encoding DNA primase, with the translated sequence GYSLAGIPGFYMNQNQNWDIALYRNNQGILCPAYSISGKIEGFQIRLDAPHDDKKYLWLSSTNKKRGAGSKSPVSFVGNPFDKTVRVTEGILKPIVAHALSGYSFLGTPGVNQYKSLEKALAVLKENGLEMVMEYFDMDKFMDIGCYGDYKSSTCGKCQN